In one Sphingobacterium daejeonense genomic region, the following are encoded:
- a CDS encoding acyl-CoA dehydrogenase family protein: MNGVVEKLDFETYISSFRKHLFHLFREEFDYGAISLKRDFPAEFLSEIMKKKPLAVAIPELHGGRGVSVKECLGVLSAASYESLALSLMFGINIALFLEPLAKYGNFSVQERVFKEFMENNAMGGLMITEKAYGSDALNMKTGYEQIGDSYKIKGEKHWQGLSGAADFWLVTARKYTPTGELTRDIDFFVTENKKSEQHIPMVERYNNLGLYAIPYGINPIDVVVPGDQKLNPESTGIKLMLDMLHRSRLQFPGMGLGFIKRLMDESLEHCQTRIVGG; the protein is encoded by the coding sequence ATGAACGGAGTAGTAGAAAAATTAGATTTTGAAACCTATATCTCATCTTTCAGAAAACATTTATTTCATTTGTTCAGAGAGGAATTTGATTATGGAGCAATCAGCTTGAAGCGTGATTTCCCTGCGGAATTTTTGTCTGAGATCATGAAGAAAAAGCCTTTGGCAGTAGCTATCCCAGAATTGCATGGTGGTAGAGGAGTTTCTGTAAAAGAATGTTTAGGTGTTCTTTCTGCAGCATCCTATGAATCATTGGCTTTATCCTTAATGTTTGGGATAAATATTGCTTTGTTTTTGGAGCCATTAGCGAAATACGGCAATTTCTCAGTACAGGAAAGGGTTTTTAAAGAGTTCATGGAAAACAATGCCATGGGTGGTTTGATGATTACGGAGAAAGCGTATGGAAGTGATGCCCTAAATATGAAGACAGGCTATGAGCAGATTGGAGATAGTTATAAAATAAAGGGAGAAAAACACTGGCAGGGACTTAGTGGAGCAGCCGATTTTTGGCTTGTAACCGCGAGAAAATATACACCGACAGGTGAACTGACCAGAGATATAGATTTCTTTGTAACAGAAAACAAAAAATCTGAACAGCATATCCCTATGGTGGAACGCTATAACAACTTAGGATTGTATGCCATTCCATATGGTATCAATCCAATAGATGTTGTCGTTCCGGGTGATCAAAAATTAAATCCTGAAAGTACCGGGATAAAACTGATGTTGGACATGCTTCACAGAAGTAGGCTACAATTTCCAGGTATGGGTCTAGGTTTTATTAAAAGACTAATGGATGAATCATTGGAACATTGTCAAACCAGAATAGTAGGGGGGTAA
- a CDS encoding acyl-CoA dehydrogenase family protein — MQAAFTICSGMCAYSVEASGIEHDVSGLSIEANTLKALVTDLMQESAQISLQLAGANGYRLDHIAGRSVVDSRPFQIFEGSNEMLYSQIAEGVLKLMRKAKETNLYEFLKGYSNANLSAPYFQNQLNFSLETGLNQRDMVTLGRMIARVISFQFVLQINGFNSELVEITRQHILMDLTMFQGQFASRNIANPLVEYNDNSDWMSFLS, encoded by the coding sequence ATTCAAGCGGCATTCACCATTTGTTCAGGAATGTGTGCGTACAGTGTTGAAGCAAGTGGTATTGAGCATGATGTTTCTGGATTAAGCATTGAAGCAAATACCCTTAAAGCATTGGTGACGGATTTAATGCAAGAATCTGCACAAATTAGTCTTCAACTTGCTGGAGCAAACGGCTATAGATTAGATCATATCGCCGGAAGATCTGTGGTAGATAGTAGGCCATTCCAAATTTTTGAAGGCTCAAATGAAATGCTTTATTCTCAGATTGCTGAAGGGGTATTAAAGTTAATGCGAAAAGCAAAAGAAACAAATTTATATGAATTCTTAAAAGGCTACAGCAATGCTAATTTAAGTGCTCCATATTTCCAAAATCAATTGAATTTTAGTTTAGAAACTGGACTAAACCAAAGAGATATGGTTACTTTGGGAAGAATGATCGCTCGTGTTATCAGCTTCCAGTTTGTTCTGCAAATTAATGGATTTAACTCAGAGCTAGTGGAAATTACACGTCAACATATTTTAATGGACCTAACGATGTTCCAAGGTCAGTTTGCAAGCCGAAACATTGCGAACCCACTTGTAGAATATAATGACAATTCAGATTGGATGAGTTTCCTATCTTAA
- a CDS encoding helix-turn-helix domain-containing protein gives MTQIGSNIKKLRTVKGLSQQAFADLFNLTRGNISSYEEFRAEPKISVILQMAKYFGIPISSLLEKKLTVNEILNFEDYFKEGSEKVNTKNLLEIPFLSKSYIQENPENFEINDFPTFYMPNIYNANLLAIENNSLIPNPIDFNFEESSILFFEKVKVEILHTLQDNIGFYMNLNEIFFGRFHVDGKEIKLILNDWKEKKFQLNEIEHFWKLHSKYEKVH, from the coding sequence ATGACGCAAATTGGATCAAATATTAAAAAACTCAGAACGGTCAAAGGTTTAAGCCAACAAGCATTTGCAGACCTATTTAACCTTACTAGAGGAAATATTTCATCATACGAAGAATTTCGTGCTGAGCCAAAGATTTCTGTTATACTTCAAATGGCTAAATATTTTGGCATTCCCATTTCTAGTTTACTAGAAAAAAAACTTACAGTAAATGAAATATTGAATTTCGAAGATTATTTTAAGGAAGGTTCGGAAAAGGTTAACACCAAAAATTTATTAGAGATTCCATTTTTAAGTAAATCCTATATCCAAGAAAATCCCGAGAATTTTGAAATCAATGATTTCCCCACATTTTATATGCCCAACATTTATAATGCTAATTTATTAGCTATTGAAAACAATTCATTGATCCCTAATCCTATTGATTTTAATTTTGAGGAATCTTCAATTTTATTTTTTGAAAAAGTAAAAGTCGAAATCCTTCATACCCTTCAAGATAACATTGGATTTTACATGAATTTGAATGAAATATTTTTCGGGCGTTTCCATGTTGATGGAAAAGAGATCAAATTAATTTTGAATGATTGGAAAGAGAAAAAATTCCAATTGAATGAAATCGAGCATTTTTGGAAATTACATTCCAAATATGAAAAGGTACATTAA
- a CDS encoding PspA/IM30 family protein has protein sequence MNIFKRLLKIGQAEIHALVEKMEDPISLTEQGLKI, from the coding sequence ATGAATATTTTTAAAAGATTATTAAAAATTGGACAAGCAGAAATCCATGCATTAGTAGAAAAAATGGAAGATCCAATTTCTTTAACAGAACAGGGATTGAAGATATGA
- a CDS encoding PspA/IM30 family protein, translating to MKAQLSETKEAYIIAKALVIKRENAIKDKQLGAQDYERKAHLILNKVKTNELSIERAEKLALEALELKSNLLLEVKSIENEVLIHKELVDEINNKIEVLKFNITNWEKELTSLKAKSRIISASEFANRQIANIDSNSTIDMLKKMKAKIEDENAVNEALNQIVQDKIDKDIDLALKEDSNSKTELLELKKRLGLE from the coding sequence ATGAAGGCACAACTTTCAGAAACCAAAGAAGCCTACATAATTGCGAAAGCATTGGTCATTAAAAGGGAAAATGCTATCAAGGATAAACAGCTAGGGGCTCAAGACTATGAAAGAAAAGCCCATTTGATTTTAAATAAGGTTAAAACTAATGAATTGTCGATTGAGAGAGCTGAGAAATTAGCACTTGAAGCATTAGAACTTAAAAGCAATTTGTTACTTGAAGTTAAGTCAATCGAAAATGAAGTGTTAATTCACAAGGAATTGGTTGATGAAATTAACAATAAAATTGAAGTGTTGAAATTTAATATCACTAATTGGGAAAAAGAATTGACATCTTTAAAAGCCAAAAGTAGAATTATTTCTGCCTCTGAGTTTGCTAACCGTCAGATCGCCAATATTGACTCGAACAGTACAATTGATATGCTAAAAAAAATGAAAGCAAAAATTGAAGATGAAAATGCTGTGAATGAAGCTTTGAATCAAATTGTTCAAGATAAAATAGATAAAGATATTGATTTAGCTCTAAAAGAAGATAGTAATTCAAAAACCGAATTATTGGAACTAAAAAAAAGATTGGGGTTAGAATAA
- a CDS encoding OB-fold-containig protein, with protein sequence MTEIINLLFNPLPNAIMTVLTGLSLLYWLFTMLMGDGFDFGPDADIQIEGADIQDVELNVDQELDSEISHEPSFFSKAMDFIYVGKAPLMVIVTMFKFISWILTIVSSIILNLTAYGWKSVLILVPIFILSFLLLHFVAKPVVKLYKNVGYMGEEAREFIGREGKMRSSIQGDQLGSVEIIIQSDVLRLNVKSLNGEPLNYGDDVLIINEDAGKKFYIVQKDINLNNI encoded by the coding sequence ATGACTGAAATTATTAACCTTTTGTTCAATCCCTTGCCAAATGCAATTATGACAGTGTTAACTGGTCTATCATTGCTTTATTGGTTGTTCACAATGCTGATGGGTGATGGGTTTGATTTTGGACCGGATGCTGATATCCAGATCGAAGGGGCCGATATCCAAGATGTAGAACTAAATGTCGATCAAGAATTGGACTCTGAAATAAGTCATGAACCTTCTTTTTTTTCGAAAGCGATGGATTTTATTTACGTAGGTAAAGCCCCGTTAATGGTAATTGTCACCATGTTCAAATTTATCAGTTGGATTTTAACTATAGTATCCTCGATAATCCTCAATTTAACTGCTTACGGTTGGAAATCAGTTTTAATATTGGTTCCAATATTTATCCTTAGTTTTTTATTGCTTCATTTTGTCGCAAAGCCAGTAGTCAAACTGTATAAAAATGTTGGATATATGGGAGAGGAAGCAAGAGAATTTATTGGCCGCGAAGGAAAGATGAGGTCATCTATTCAAGGGGATCAATTGGGATCGGTAGAAATAATCATACAATCTGATGTATTAAGATTAAATGTAAAAAGCCTAAATGGCGAGCCTTTAAATTACGGAGATGATGTATTGATCATTAACGAAGATGCTGGCAAGAAATTCTATATCGTACAAAAGGATATTAATCTAAATAATATTTAA
- a CDS encoding flotillin family protein, with protein sequence MSKTLLFVDGITGVVLIAIGAIVFIIFAFFVILSMFYKKIPQGKAIVRSGVGGTKVAFNKGMYVIPVFHKMEIMDISVKKIEINRMQGDGLICKDNIRADIKVAFFVRVNKSVDDVINVAQNLGCDRASDPETLKSIFEAKFSEALKTVGKKFDFTELYEARREFRDEILNIIGTDLNGYILDDCAIDYLEQTELKFLSTENILDSEGIKKITELTARQNMNANLIRREEEKVIKKQDVEAREAILELERQLAEKEEKQRREVDNIKAREEAEIVKVREEERLKSETVRISTEEALAIQEENKLRQIIIAEKSKLRTDAVETERVEKDRALEATERERIVALAQIDKQRSIETEQKSIQGVIKERVQLEKGVIEEQQAVKDIEVFRDVERKKQAGVIAASQEAEERLIATVKAAEAAKIAAEQEAEKKVIDAEAARKIAEKKAQELLIDAEAKKEASSKEAEARKIIAEAQAKEEAAIGLSEAEVMVAKAEAQEIQGTKEASVIEKKAEALRKEGLAEAEVVREKALAEAKGIEEKAAAMKQLDSVGKEHEEFKLHLQKERDIDLAQINIQKDIANAQSAVLAEALKSAKIDIVGGETMFFENIVRQVSNAKGFDHLINNSTHATDIKNSLIGEDGNGDLGEKIKSLADKYGVSSNDIKNLTISAALVKLQNAATAKEDVEDSNFINSLFGMAKNLGISNKKINL encoded by the coding sequence ATGAGCAAGACGTTGTTATTTGTAGATGGCATAACAGGAGTAGTGTTAATTGCTATTGGAGCCATTGTTTTTATAATCTTCGCATTTTTTGTGATACTCAGTATGTTTTACAAGAAAATTCCTCAGGGAAAAGCGATTGTAAGATCTGGTGTAGGAGGTACAAAGGTTGCCTTCAATAAAGGAATGTATGTAATTCCGGTATTCCATAAAATGGAAATTATGGATATATCCGTTAAGAAAATTGAAATCAATAGAATGCAGGGAGATGGGTTGATCTGTAAGGACAATATCCGTGCAGATATAAAAGTAGCATTCTTCGTCAGGGTAAATAAGTCTGTAGATGATGTTATTAATGTTGCACAGAATTTAGGCTGTGACAGAGCTTCTGATCCAGAAACTTTGAAAAGTATCTTCGAAGCTAAATTTTCTGAAGCATTGAAAACCGTAGGCAAGAAATTTGATTTTACCGAATTATATGAGGCACGTCGTGAATTCAGAGATGAAATCTTGAATATCATCGGAACAGATTTAAATGGATATATCTTGGATGACTGTGCTATTGATTATCTCGAACAGACCGAACTGAAGTTCTTAAGTACTGAGAACATTTTAGATTCTGAAGGGATCAAAAAGATTACAGAATTGACAGCTAGGCAAAACATGAATGCTAACTTAATTCGTCGAGAAGAAGAGAAAGTTATCAAAAAGCAAGATGTTGAGGCTAGAGAAGCAATTTTGGAATTAGAAAGACAATTAGCTGAGAAGGAAGAGAAACAGCGTCGTGAAGTCGACAATATCAAAGCTCGCGAAGAGGCTGAAATTGTAAAGGTTCGTGAAGAGGAGCGTTTGAAGTCAGAAACTGTTAGAATTTCAACTGAAGAAGCATTGGCTATTCAAGAAGAGAACAAGTTAAGACAAATCATTATTGCAGAAAAGAGCAAATTACGAACTGATGCGGTAGAAACTGAAAGAGTGGAGAAAGATCGCGCTTTGGAAGCTACTGAAAGGGAGCGTATTGTTGCATTGGCACAAATAGACAAGCAACGTTCTATAGAAACCGAACAGAAGAGCATTCAGGGAGTTATTAAGGAAAGAGTTCAATTGGAGAAGGGGGTTATTGAAGAGCAACAAGCTGTCAAGGATATTGAGGTGTTCCGTGATGTGGAGAGAAAGAAACAGGCAGGTGTTATAGCAGCATCTCAGGAGGCAGAGGAGCGTCTAATTGCTACAGTGAAAGCTGCTGAAGCAGCTAAAATTGCGGCTGAACAAGAAGCTGAGAAAAAAGTTATTGATGCCGAAGCGGCACGTAAAATTGCAGAGAAGAAAGCACAAGAGTTATTGATAGATGCTGAAGCGAAAAAAGAGGCTTCATCAAAAGAAGCTGAAGCAAGAAAAATCATTGCTGAAGCTCAAGCGAAGGAAGAAGCTGCAATTGGATTGTCAGAAGCTGAAGTAATGGTAGCAAAAGCAGAAGCACAAGAAATTCAAGGAACCAAAGAAGCTTCTGTTATCGAGAAAAAAGCTGAAGCATTACGTAAAGAAGGTTTAGCTGAGGCTGAAGTAGTTCGTGAAAAAGCACTAGCTGAAGCAAAAGGAATCGAAGAAAAAGCTGCGGCAATGAAACAACTGGATAGTGTGGGCAAAGAACACGAAGAATTCAAATTGCACTTACAGAAAGAGCGCGATATTGATCTAGCTCAAATTAATATCCAAAAAGATATTGCAAATGCTCAATCAGCAGTATTGGCCGAAGCCTTGAAATCTGCTAAGATTGACATCGTTGGTGGAGAAACTATGTTCTTTGAGAATATCGTGCGTCAAGTTTCTAATGCTAAAGGTTTTGACCATTTGATTAATAATTCAACACATGCAACTGATATTAAGAATTCCCTGATTGGTGAAGATGGGAATGGTGATTTAGGGGAGAAAATAAAATCCTTAGCAGACAAATATGGTGTTTCATCAAATGATATTAAGAATTTAACGATTTCTGCAGCACTAGTAAAACTGCAAAATGCAGCTACAGCAAAGGAAGATGTTGAAGATTCTAATTTTATCAATTCATTATTTGGAATGGCAAAAAATCTAGGGATTTCTAACAAGAAAATCAATTTATAG
- a CDS encoding DNA repair ATPase: protein MVENNETLDAGAYEIIKKRLSTQKETLTRKLNELNNARKEVFNSTNFVLKANQRITTENNCVARGIHALDNICIFGYNVHFGLRTEIKLEDVFSIYQYEEGQFIPQPLNLIEDANFLNDYQNLYKYYRDSIFSKFRRTENYIYFIFQTSKNPEDLKAFKWLIKDGKLIYENDRSIHEVKTPIQFEFDWVKTNLEDRRLGKFPHISILDKVFIEALHGDITFKIEDNTDSGKGIYSEKVFNTDQQLDDAEYYYADLGNLIAIRIKPYQEDFRAYIFNLRTKEVVNIKSLNNSVVLLPDNQGVIFSNGYYLQNGSYKIFDSLLENVTFLKKVASPNGEDYLYVYCHVESNTYILMSYNIIQQVVETPIICNGFTIFKNGDLIYFRTEAEATRHHQVQIWDTPYATIFEEKEEKQDDPVYKVGNRQIVQAMAESQEVIQLINKEDSYEGLYEDIQKKTRSIIDSYFWINNTELNNLGESLQQIEEIANSAIDEFVKVQSQRKFAVEQVEHSNKKLVNLNFQINSTQIENLEQLVHQLAEARSLQGEVIDLKNVRYVNVDSVDKLLEELKNITANLSDKTIEYLLKDEALNIYEQKVLEQKESVEKIEKVFDSKVIEERNIEISAELELLIDILNSLKINDSTQTTKIVEKISLIFSSLNEVKAQLTRKLDSLKSTEAVAEFSAQLRLLEQSVTNFLELSTTEDKVDEYYTKIIVQLEEIESKFSDFTDFVLKISEKRDEIIKAFNSRREQILEQVNKRSASLEQIGLRVLKNIENKAGTFKSREEILSFYASDLMIDKIRQLVTQLREISDVSKAENLENLLKKSQEDALRVLRDKSELFVDGENVISLGKHKFSVNKQALNLTLVRRNNELFFHLTGTSFYQKVKSEELLNYQDIWEQELVSENNEVYRSEYLAYKTLLEADNLDFNAESFINQTAEKNYSENYVKGVHNYDALLIFEDLKQVHDKLELLRYDSNLRATAQLFWHSLQSNEQKRLSSMVQTMASVLKFFPTSQEYKSVVKEIENSLVKWIPTVPLGNFNTNDAANYLFQTFIKFNKFTISENADHLKQEFVRFLESKKATQEFEKNINEELFNWIDRFYLVTNWIKAFIEETQQKGLYERVVEETATLLLFPEDKYEISFGKDLLDVQGLKGNHPVLKQGHLQIGYHDFMKKMNDFVENKVPNFNSFNMIKDSIIKNYNKELKVNELEPKVLTSFVRNKLINEVYFPLIGRNLSKQIGEAGDNKRTARMGMLLLISPPGYGKTTLMEYLAKIVGFHFVKVNGPTIGHSITSIDPIEAKTSGAREELKKINLAFEMADNVMLYLDDIQHLSAEFLQKFISLADGQRKIDGIFDGESKTYDLRGKRFCVVMAGNPYTESGSKFQIPDMLANRADVYNLGDVIGDTEDLFNLSLIENAAIENKYLEVIASKSYDDFYALIDYVISGKDQLPDLEGNYQKQDIDAFIAVINHVLKIRDIVVKVNQNYIMSAAMQDSYRSEPPFKLQGSYRNMNKLVAQVIPIMNKNEISQLILTHYESESQTLTADTESNLLKLKELAGLINEEESKRWNDIKEIFKKNNKHNGVSKDNAMYTQLLDFNDNLEGIIKAIKNLKMN, encoded by the coding sequence ATGGTAGAGAACAATGAAACTTTAGACGCTGGAGCGTACGAAATTATTAAAAAGCGTTTATCAACGCAGAAGGAAACACTTACAAGGAAACTGAATGAACTCAATAATGCCCGTAAAGAAGTTTTCAATTCTACAAATTTCGTGCTTAAAGCGAACCAAAGGATTACAACTGAAAATAACTGCGTTGCCAGAGGTATTCATGCCTTAGACAATATCTGTATTTTTGGGTATAATGTTCACTTTGGATTAAGGACAGAGATCAAATTAGAAGATGTATTCAGTATCTATCAATATGAAGAGGGTCAGTTTATTCCTCAACCTTTAAACCTAATTGAGGATGCGAATTTCTTGAATGACTATCAAAATCTTTATAAGTATTATCGAGATTCTATCTTTTCAAAATTCCGGAGAACAGAGAACTATATTTATTTTATTTTTCAAACCAGCAAAAATCCTGAAGATCTTAAGGCTTTCAAGTGGTTGATAAAAGATGGAAAACTGATTTATGAAAATGATCGCAGTATTCATGAAGTCAAAACACCGATTCAATTTGAGTTTGATTGGGTAAAAACAAACCTGGAGGACAGGAGGCTTGGTAAATTTCCACATATCTCTATTCTAGACAAGGTTTTTATTGAAGCATTGCATGGCGATATTACTTTTAAAATCGAAGATAATACGGATTCAGGCAAAGGAATATATTCAGAGAAAGTTTTTAATACTGATCAGCAATTAGATGATGCAGAATATTATTATGCCGATTTAGGAAATCTAATAGCCATTAGAATAAAACCATATCAAGAGGATTTTAGAGCTTACATATTCAACCTGCGGACCAAAGAAGTTGTAAATATTAAATCCTTAAATAATTCAGTTGTTCTACTTCCGGATAATCAAGGAGTAATTTTTTCAAACGGGTATTACCTTCAAAATGGTTCTTATAAAATATTTGACAGTTTATTGGAAAATGTAACTTTCCTCAAAAAAGTTGCATCTCCTAATGGGGAGGATTATCTATATGTTTATTGTCATGTAGAGTCTAATACCTATATTTTGATGTCTTATAATATCATTCAACAAGTTGTTGAAACTCCGATAATTTGTAATGGATTTACAATATTCAAAAATGGAGATTTAATTTATTTTAGAACTGAGGCTGAAGCTACTAGACATCATCAGGTTCAAATTTGGGATACTCCTTATGCTACTATTTTTGAGGAAAAAGAAGAAAAACAGGATGATCCCGTCTATAAAGTTGGGAATAGACAAATCGTTCAAGCAATGGCCGAATCCCAAGAGGTTATCCAATTAATCAATAAGGAGGATAGTTATGAAGGGTTGTATGAAGACATTCAAAAGAAGACTAGGTCAATAATAGACAGTTATTTCTGGATAAATAATACTGAACTCAATAATTTAGGTGAATCGCTGCAACAAATTGAAGAAATTGCCAATTCAGCTATTGATGAGTTCGTTAAAGTCCAATCTCAAAGGAAGTTTGCGGTAGAACAGGTCGAACATTCAAATAAGAAACTAGTCAACCTCAATTTTCAGATTAACAGTACCCAAATTGAAAATTTAGAACAATTAGTGCATCAACTTGCTGAGGCTAGAAGTTTGCAAGGGGAAGTCATTGATCTGAAAAATGTAAGATATGTTAATGTTGATTCCGTCGATAAACTTTTGGAAGAGTTAAAAAATATTACAGCCAATCTTTCAGACAAAACAATCGAATATCTACTAAAGGATGAAGCTTTAAATATTTATGAACAAAAAGTTCTTGAACAAAAAGAAAGCGTTGAAAAAATTGAAAAAGTTTTCGATTCCAAAGTAATTGAGGAAAGAAATATAGAAATTTCTGCAGAGCTGGAGTTGCTGATTGATATTTTAAATAGTTTAAAAATCAATGACTCTACTCAAACAACGAAGATTGTCGAAAAGATTTCATTGATTTTCTCTTCATTGAATGAAGTTAAAGCTCAATTGACCAGAAAATTAGACTCTTTAAAGAGTACTGAAGCAGTAGCAGAATTTTCCGCACAATTAAGGTTGTTGGAACAGTCTGTGACTAATTTTTTAGAACTTTCAACAACAGAAGATAAAGTAGATGAATATTATACCAAGATTATTGTTCAATTAGAAGAGATTGAAAGTAAATTTTCGGATTTTACAGATTTTGTACTGAAGATTTCTGAAAAGAGAGATGAAATAATCAAAGCATTCAACTCAAGAAGAGAGCAAATATTAGAGCAGGTCAACAAACGTTCAGCTTCTTTAGAGCAAATAGGGTTGAGGGTTTTGAAAAATATCGAGAATAAAGCTGGAACCTTTAAATCTAGAGAAGAAATACTAAGCTTTTATGCTTCAGACCTAATGATTGATAAAATCCGACAGCTGGTTACTCAGCTGAGAGAAATTTCAGATGTGTCTAAAGCAGAGAACTTAGAGAATTTGCTGAAAAAATCTCAAGAAGATGCGCTAAGAGTGCTGAGGGATAAAAGTGAGTTGTTTGTAGATGGTGAAAATGTTATTTCTTTAGGCAAACATAAATTTTCAGTAAATAAACAGGCGTTGAACCTTACTTTGGTAAGAAGGAATAACGAATTATTCTTCCATCTCACTGGAACTAGCTTTTATCAAAAGGTCAAATCTGAAGAGTTATTGAACTACCAAGATATATGGGAACAAGAACTTGTCTCAGAAAACAACGAGGTTTATAGAAGCGAATATTTAGCTTATAAAACTTTATTGGAAGCAGATAATCTTGATTTTAATGCTGAATCTTTCATTAATCAAACAGCAGAAAAAAACTATTCCGAGAATTATGTGAAAGGAGTTCATAATTATGATGCCCTATTGATATTTGAAGATTTAAAGCAGGTTCATGATAAATTGGAACTTTTGAGGTATGATTCCAATTTAAGAGCTACAGCGCAATTATTTTGGCATAGCCTGCAATCCAATGAACAAAAGAGGCTTTCTTCTATGGTTCAGACAATGGCATCCGTGTTGAAATTTTTCCCAACTTCACAAGAATATAAATCAGTTGTCAAAGAAATTGAAAATTCTCTTGTTAAGTGGATACCTACAGTACCTTTAGGCAATTTTAATACGAATGATGCTGCTAATTATCTTTTTCAAACTTTTATAAAATTCAATAAGTTCACCATAAGTGAAAATGCGGATCACCTAAAACAAGAGTTTGTCAGATTTTTGGAAAGTAAAAAGGCAACCCAAGAATTTGAAAAAAATATCAATGAAGAACTATTTAATTGGATCGATAGATTTTATTTAGTCACCAATTGGATTAAAGCCTTCATTGAGGAAACACAGCAAAAAGGTTTATATGAAAGAGTAGTAGAAGAAACAGCAACTTTGTTATTGTTTCCTGAGGATAAATACGAAATTTCGTTTGGAAAAGACCTGCTTGATGTACAGGGCTTAAAAGGAAACCATCCTGTTTTAAAACAAGGTCATTTGCAAATTGGGTATCATGATTTTATGAAAAAAATGAATGACTTTGTTGAAAATAAGGTTCCAAATTTTAATTCATTTAATATGATAAAAGATTCGATTATCAAGAATTATAACAAAGAGTTAAAAGTAAATGAGCTAGAACCTAAGGTCTTAACATCATTTGTTCGAAATAAACTGATTAATGAAGTATACTTTCCTTTGATTGGTCGAAATCTGTCAAAACAAATCGGTGAAGCTGGAGATAATAAGCGAACTGCTAGAATGGGCATGCTATTGTTAATTTCTCCACCAGGATATGGTAAAACTACCTTAATGGAATATCTGGCAAAGATTGTTGGATTTCATTTTGTGAAAGTAAATGGCCCTACAATAGGACATTCGATTACATCGATCGATCCGATAGAAGCAAAAACCTCAGGAGCAAGAGAAGAACTGAAAAAAATAAATTTAGCATTTGAAATGGCAGATAATGTGATGTTATATCTGGATGATATTCAACATCTATCCGCTGAGTTTCTTCAGAAATTTATCTCCTTGGCAGATGGACAAAGAAAGATAGATGGAATCTTCGACGGAGAAAGCAAAACATATGATCTGCGTGGCAAACGTTTTTGTGTCGTAATGGCCGGCAACCCGTATACTGAAAGTGGTTCGAAATTTCAAATTCCAGATATGCTTGCCAATAGAGCAGATGTTTACAATCTAGGTGATGTCATTGGAGACACCGAGGATTTATTCAATTTAAGTCTTATCGAAAATGCAGCTATTGAAAACAAATATCTAGAGGTTATAGCTAGCAAATCCTATGATGATTTTTATGCATTAATAGATTATGTGATTTCTGGTAAAGATCAGTTGCCAGATTTAGAAGGGAATTATCAGAAACAAGATATTGACGCCTTTATTGCTGTGATCAATCATGTTTTGAAAATAAGGGATATTGTGGTCAAGGTAAATCAGAACTATATAATGAGTGCTGCTATGCAAGATAGTTATCGTTCAGAACCACCTTTTAAATTACAAGGATCTTATAGAAATATGAATAAGCTCGTAGCCCAAGTTATTCCAATCATGAATAAAAATGAGATTTCCCAATTGATTCTAACACATTACGAAAGCGAGTCACAAACATTGACCGCTGATACTGAAAGTAATTTGTTGAAATTAAAAGAACTCGCTGGACTTATAAATGAAGAAGAATCAAAAAGGTGGAATGACATAAAAGAAATCTTCAAAAAGAACAATAAGCACAATGGAGTAAGCAAAGATAATGCAATGTATACTCAACTTTTGGACTTCAATGATAATTTAGAAGGTATTATTAAAGCTATTAAAAACCTTAAAATGAATTAA